The following proteins are encoded in a genomic region of Aquifex aeolicus VF5:
- the hemW gene encoding radical SAM family heme chaperone HemW: protein MIKALYVHVPFCSYKCPYCDFLSLVNSPVSVRDYLSALKREINLYRELDVKLETLYFGGGTPTLLKPEELGEIIEEIDKVFGLSGVKEITVECNPETYRKKEFEELKKLGVNRISVGVQSFTEKGLRVLGRKHTVKDSLECLESLFEAGIENVNVDLIWGWPTQSLKDLEVELEHLKKFPVKHVSAYLLTLYEDTPMGLAFKRGEFKPLEEEEVVELHKMLSEGLRELGFKRYEISNWAKEGFECRHNLVYWKMEEFLGVGVSAWGFYENVRYGNTKNISKYVKFLKEDKKPVEFRVQLDETELEKERIMLGLRTTEGIEEKYLKFVPEYLRDFFEVKGGRLRIKEEHLLISNELITEVLRKYESSLNKV from the coding sequence ATGATAAAAGCCCTTTACGTGCACGTACCTTTCTGCTCTTACAAGTGTCCTTACTGCGACTTTTTGTCCCTTGTAAACTCTCCCGTAAGCGTTAGGGATTACCTGAGTGCTCTAAAGAGAGAAATAAATTTGTACAGAGAACTTGACGTAAAACTTGAAACTCTTTACTTCGGCGGTGGAACGCCCACGTTATTAAAACCAGAAGAACTCGGTGAAATTATTGAGGAAATTGACAAGGTTTTCGGGCTCTCGGGTGTCAAGGAGATAACAGTTGAGTGCAATCCCGAAACTTACCGCAAAAAGGAGTTTGAGGAGTTAAAAAAACTCGGTGTAAACAGGATAAGCGTGGGTGTTCAGAGCTTCACGGAAAAAGGGTTAAGGGTTCTCGGAAGGAAACACACGGTAAAGGACAGTCTTGAGTGTCTTGAGAGTTTATTTGAGGCGGGAATTGAAAACGTGAACGTCGACCTCATATGGGGCTGGCCCACTCAGAGCCTGAAAGATCTGGAAGTAGAACTCGAACACCTGAAAAAGTTTCCCGTAAAGCACGTGTCCGCATACCTCCTCACTCTTTACGAGGACACACCTATGGGTCTTGCTTTCAAAAGGGGTGAGTTTAAGCCTCTGGAAGAAGAGGAAGTGGTAGAACTTCATAAAATGCTTTCGGAAGGTTTGAGGGAGCTCGGTTTTAAAAGGTATGAGATTTCCAACTGGGCTAAGGAGGGTTTTGAGTGCAGGCATAACCTCGTTTACTGGAAAATGGAGGAGTTTTTAGGGGTAGGCGTTTCTGCATGGGGCTTTTACGAAAATGTAAGGTACGGGAACACGAAAAATATAAGCAAGTATGTAAAATTTCTAAAGGAAGACAAAAAGCCCGTTGAGTTTAGGGTGCAACTTGACGAAACGGAACTGGAAAAGGAAAGGATTATGCTGGGACTGAGAACCACCGAAGGTATTGAAGAAAAGTACTTAAAATTTGTACCAGAATACTTGAGGGATTTCTTTGAAGTAAAA
- the lpxB gene encoding lipid-A-disaccharide synthase produces the protein MKKIFLSLADRSASNYVYEILKEGFEEYEIYGLTDEKLEKIGVKSVARYSEISTVGLIEALPKVFKFLKIYRKILKNLKNTDTLIACDAPALNLRLIKDARKLGVKRIIYFISPQVWAWKPKRAEIIANYCDHVIVILPFEKKIYRKFPNLKVHYVGHPLVDLVKPQKTKEEFMKAFKKEPLPLLLGSREGEIRRHVKLLKGIIEELKKSFDVISPTFREFSKFIERELKVKTLTYEGASYDCFFYSKASLIASGTASLEAGIAGNPHVVYYKVNPITYFLGKRLVKVPYISLVNILLKEEVVPEFIQKSSDEILKGFEKVYKNEEEIKEKLGTLKFILGERFVIRKLRELFLEIV, from the coding sequence GTGAAAAAGATATTCCTCTCTTTAGCGGATCGCTCTGCCTCCAATTACGTGTATGAAATACTTAAGGAAGGCTTTGAGGAGTACGAAATCTACGGACTTACTGACGAAAAACTGGAAAAAATAGGCGTAAAAAGTGTGGCAAGGTATTCTGAAATATCCACGGTAGGACTGATAGAAGCGCTTCCAAAAGTATTTAAATTCTTAAAAATTTACAGAAAAATCCTTAAAAACTTAAAAAATACTGACACCCTAATAGCATGCGATGCTCCGGCCCTTAACTTAAGGCTTATAAAAGATGCGAGAAAACTCGGAGTAAAGCGGATTATTTACTTCATATCTCCTCAAGTGTGGGCTTGGAAGCCAAAAAGAGCGGAGATTATAGCCAATTACTGCGATCACGTAATAGTAATCCTCCCGTTTGAAAAAAAGATTTATAGAAAATTCCCGAACTTGAAAGTTCACTACGTAGGACACCCCCTAGTGGATTTGGTAAAACCTCAAAAAACAAAAGAAGAATTTATGAAAGCTTTCAAAAAAGAGCCACTGCCCCTACTTCTCGGAAGCAGGGAAGGTGAAATAAGGAGACATGTTAAATTATTAAAGGGAATAATTGAAGAATTAAAAAAGAGTTTTGACGTAATTTCTCCGACTTTTAGAGAATTTTCAAAGTTTATTGAGAGAGAACTTAAAGTGAAAACCCTTACGTACGAAGGGGCTTCTTACGACTGCTTCTTTTACTCAAAAGCCTCACTAATAGCCTCGGGAACAGCTTCCTTAGAGGCGGGAATTGCGGGAAACCCTCACGTGGTTTATTACAAGGTAAACCCGATTACCTACTTTCTTGGGAAAAGACTTGTAAAAGTTCCCTACATAAGTTTAGTAAACATACTTTTAAAGGAAGAAGTAGTTCCAGAGTTTATCCAAAAAAGTTCAGATGAGATACTGAAAGGTTTTGAAAAGGTTTACAAAAACGAAGAAGAAATTAAGGAAAAACTTGGAACGTTGAAGTTTATCCTCGGTGAGAGGTTCGTTATAAGGAAGCTCAGGGAGTTGTTCTTGGAAATAGTATAG